In one bacterium genomic region, the following are encoded:
- a CDS encoding transglycosylase family protein produces MGKINTTKTSRNNHNLGRVKQFKQPAMLAVLGLFAMAGSILIYASLASSTPVVNTNAEFWRARIAGCESGSGPNSQGRYTASNGSGNFGAYQFDVRTWQGAVGPELATQYPNPTQAPPEIQDQAFYNTFARRGSQPWNASYKCWRTDELAARPIGVIPLRLPKLGKSSNVAEDPIVGPPKSAYNIKVQGRVYVDGKLIPNIKLITCVDGVTTTTGSGGVYSFELPAGNNYCVRVIEGLPANARLDKTNNNPERAADTSYEHQLAGKNYYRNLWQFFTPYYTWDRASDENTDFWFVTH; encoded by the coding sequence ATGGGAAAAATAAACACCACTAAGACATCGCGTAACAACCACAATCTTGGTCGCGTTAAGCAATTCAAACAACCAGCCATGCTGGCTGTTCTGGGGTTGTTTGCGATGGCTGGTAGCATCCTAATTTATGCCTCGCTGGCTAGCTCCACGCCAGTTGTAAACACTAATGCCGAGTTTTGGCGGGCTCGGATTGCTGGCTGCGAGTCTGGTTCGGGGCCAAATAGCCAGGGTCGTTACACTGCCTCCAATGGTTCTGGAAATTTTGGCGCCTACCAGTTTGATGTCCGTACTTGGCAAGGAGCTGTGGGACCAGAGTTAGCCACTCAATACCCCAATCCAACTCAAGCTCCACCAGAAATTCAAGATCAAGCTTTTTATAATACTTTTGCCAGACGCGGCAGTCAGCCCTGGAATGCCAGCTATAAATGCTGGCGTACCGATGAGTTAGCTGCCCGACCAATCGGTGTAATACCGTTAAGACTACCTAAGCTAGGTAAATCCTCCAACGTAGCCGAAGACCCGATCGTTGGTCCACCTAAATCTGCCTATAACATCAAGGTGCAAGGGCGTGTCTATGTTGACGGTAAACTTATACCAAATATTAAGCTTATTACCTGCGTTGATGGAGTTACCACCACAACTGGATCAGGCGGCGTATATAGCTTTGAATTACCAGCCGGAAATAACTATTGTGTACGCGTAATTGAAGGCCTACCGGCCAATGCACGATTAGATAAAACTAACAATAACCCAGAGCGAGCCGCCGATACTAGCTACGAACATCAACTGGCTGGCAAGAACTATTACCGAAACCTCTGGCAGTTTTTCACACCCTATTACACCTGGGATCGAGCCAGCGATGAAAACACCGATTTTTGGTTCGTCACCCATTAG
- a CDS encoding excinuclease ABC subunit UvrC, producing MSAPHNLQQRLKDLPDSPGVYLYKDSCGAIIYVGKASILKRRVRSYFTKKHLDKKTTVLVENISSIDWIVTASEVEALFLEAELIKRYKPLYNIRDKDDKNFIYIKITTQEDFPKVTIVRRPADDKARYFGPFISAGMVREALRYLRRIFPYFSDSRMVQASALEYQIGVAPKPDIARADYRNNIRRLSLVLEGKSTKLVKELERSMALAVKSQNFEQAAQLRDQYTALKALSRKSIFGGQEELDITLDQALTGLADRLGLKAVPRRMECYDISNFQGGDAVSSMVVFVNGTPAQREYRKFKMRSKGPNDFAMMAETMRRRFSGRHTDWPTPQLIIIDGGKGQLAAATEVLDELKVQVPTVGLAKRHEQIVQRQQDVSVTAKVSKKELVEDGEFRIIALSHASKTLQLLQRIRDEAHRFAVTYHTSLRDTRTKQSILDTVPGVGPVTRKKLLREFGSIAGLKQATVEEISLVVGLKLAQIIKERV from the coding sequence ATGTCAGCCCCACATAATCTTCAGCAAAGACTAAAAGATCTACCGGATTCTCCGGGAGTTTATTTATATAAAGATAGTTGTGGCGCAATTATTTATGTTGGAAAAGCGTCAATTCTGAAGCGTCGGGTGCGCTCGTATTTTACTAAAAAGCATCTCGATAAAAAGACCACAGTACTGGTAGAAAATATTTCAAGTATTGATTGGATTGTGACGGCTAGTGAGGTGGAGGCCCTATTTCTTGAGGCTGAGCTGATTAAGCGCTATAAGCCACTATATAATATACGCGATAAAGATGATAAAAATTTTATTTATATCAAAATTACTACACAGGAGGATTTTCCAAAAGTCACGATTGTACGCCGGCCAGCCGACGATAAGGCTAGATACTTTGGCCCATTTATATCTGCTGGTATGGTGCGCGAGGCACTGCGTTATTTGCGTCGGATCTTTCCGTACTTTTCAGACTCTCGGATGGTGCAAGCGTCGGCCCTGGAGTATCAAATTGGTGTGGCGCCTAAGCCCGACATAGCGCGTGCTGATTATCGAAATAACATTAGGCGACTTAGCTTAGTTTTAGAAGGTAAAAGTACAAAGCTAGTTAAGGAGCTGGAAAGATCGATGGCGCTAGCTGTCAAAAGTCAAAACTTTGAGCAAGCCGCTCAATTACGTGATCAATACACAGCACTCAAGGCTTTGTCGCGTAAGAGTATTTTTGGTGGACAAGAGGAGCTAGATATTACTCTGGATCAGGCTCTCACTGGCTTGGCTGATCGACTGGGCCTAAAAGCAGTACCGCGTCGCATGGAATGTTATGATATTTCAAACTTTCAGGGCGGAGATGCTGTTTCGAGCATGGTGGTATTCGTTAATGGTACTCCGGCTCAGCGAGAATATCGCAAGTTTAAGATGCGATCTAAGGGTCCAAACGACTTTGCTATGATGGCCGAGACAATGCGACGGCGTTTTTCTGGACGGCATACCGACTGGCCAACTCCGCAGCTAATAATTATTGATGGCGGGAAAGGGCAATTGGCAGCTGCCACAGAAGTATTAGATGAGCTCAAAGTACAGGTACCAACAGTTGGGCTAGCCAAGCGTCACGAGCAGATTGTCCAACGTCAGCAAGATGTTTCGGTGACGGCAAAAGTTTCTAAAAAAGAGTTAGTTGAAGATGGTGAGTTTCGGATTATTGCCTTAAGTCACGCCAGTAAAACACTACAGTTACTACAGCGTATTCGCGATGAGGCACATCGGTTTGCAGTAACCTATCATACTAGCCTGCGCGATACTCGCACCAAGCAAAGTATTCTTGATACAGTCCCTGGAGTAGGGCCAGTTACACGTAAAAAACTTTTGCGTGAATTTGGAAGTATTGCTGGGCTGAAGCAGGCTACAGTGGAGGAAATTAGCTTGGTGGTTGGATTAAAATTAGCTCAAATTATCAAGGAGAGAGTATAG
- the secG gene encoding preprotein translocase subunit SecG has translation MIAFLNILTVVSAILIIVVVLVQNQGSGLGDAFGGGGNVYRSKRGFEKGLFIFTIILGVIFIASILARFIIA, from the coding sequence ATGATAGCTTTTCTAAATATTCTTACCGTCGTCTCAGCTATTCTGATTATTGTTGTTGTATTGGTGCAGAACCAGGGCAGTGGATTGGGGGATGCTTTTGGTGGGGGTGGTAATGTTTATCGCTCAAAGCGAGGTTTTGAAAAAGGATTATTCATTTTTACGATAATTTTAGGAGTTATTTTTATAGCTAGTATTTTGGCTCGATTTATCATTGCTTAA
- a CDS encoding FAD-binding oxidoreductase produces the protein MYQSVKIQQLDFAQSVENCYATSTMTDFYQRLRNFTTGEVSVNKATREFFSTDGSVFRVMPQIVIYPQNEADVAEVVTLVAQEAAKGNSIPITMRGKGTDQGGAALGSGIIMVLPAHMNHFIDMSKDTITVQPGMIYKDLQHLLHSHKRFMPPYPASIDFATIGGAVANNSAGEKTIKYGSTRDYVESLRVVLANGQVIETRRLSAKELRQKQRQTDFEGHIYRNVDYLIEENWDQLAEAYPRVSKNSAGYDLWHVKGPDGSFDLGQLIVGSQGTLGAVTEVSLRHVPYNPQTHLVVGYFEDMEHAARAVELVMPLKPSALEVVDRHLLEFLCEHDPEQIRDIMPEKMPGIVLLVQFDDTKSRTQASKAKKVQKVFRELAFASRLATDPNEQIKLWKIRRGAAAIIWKFRGAKKALPIIEDGVVPLEQMPKFLEQVYKMFEKYKLDIAVWGHAGNANFHMQPFMNLGSQVDRKKMFELMNEFYRMVIEMGGSTCGEHNDGRLRAPYLKRLYGEHLYGVFEDIKKVFDPLNIFNPGVKIGVSLKDLPRQLRKEYSMKHLADHLPNNYDN, from the coding sequence ATGTATCAATCTGTCAAAATTCAACAATTAGATTTTGCACAGAGTGTCGAAAATTGTTATGCTACAAGTACTATGACTGATTTCTATCAACGACTCCGTAATTTTACTACTGGTGAAGTAAGTGTAAATAAGGCAACTCGAGAATTCTTCTCAACCGATGGTAGCGTGTTCCGTGTTATGCCGCAGATTGTTATTTATCCTCAAAATGAGGCCGATGTGGCAGAGGTGGTTACTTTGGTAGCGCAAGAGGCCGCCAAGGGTAACTCAATTCCTATAACTATGCGTGGTAAAGGTACTGATCAGGGTGGGGCAGCTCTAGGTAGTGGCATTATTATGGTTTTGCCAGCCCACATGAACCACTTTATTGATATGTCAAAAGATACCATAACGGTTCAGCCTGGCATGATTTATAAGGACTTACAACACTTATTACATAGCCACAAAAGATTTATGCCACCCTATCCGGCGAGTATTGATTTTGCCACCATTGGCGGAGCGGTAGCTAATAACTCGGCTGGTGAAAAAACTATTAAATATGGGTCAACTCGTGATTATGTAGAAAGTTTACGGGTGGTTTTGGCTAATGGGCAAGTGATTGAGACGCGCCGATTGAGCGCAAAAGAGCTTCGGCAAAAACAGCGGCAGACAGATTTTGAGGGCCATATTTATCGTAATGTTGACTACTTAATTGAGGAAAATTGGGACCAGCTAGCTGAAGCTTATCCGCGGGTTAGTAAAAACTCAGCTGGGTATGATTTGTGGCATGTAAAAGGTCCGGATGGGAGCTTTGATTTGGGTCAGTTAATCGTGGGGAGTCAGGGTACACTGGGCGCGGTTACTGAAGTTAGCCTACGTCATGTACCGTATAACCCCCAAACCCATTTGGTGGTTGGCTACTTTGAGGATATGGAGCATGCTGCTAGGGCGGTTGAGCTGGTGATGCCATTAAAGCCCTCTGCCTTAGAGGTGGTGGATCGGCATTTGCTGGAGTTTTTGTGTGAGCATGATCCGGAACAAATTCGAGACATCATGCCTGAGAAGATGCCCGGCATAGTACTTTTGGTACAGTTTGATGATACTAAATCACGCACACAGGCCTCGAAAGCCAAAAAGGTTCAAAAAGTTTTTCGAGAGTTAGCTTTTGCTTCACGCTTGGCGACTGACCCTAATGAGCAGATTAAACTATGGAAAATCCGGCGTGGTGCAGCGGCTATTATTTGGAAGTTTCGTGGCGCTAAGAAAGCTTTACCGATTATTGAAGACGGCGTCGTTCCACTTGAGCAGATGCCAAAGTTCTTAGAGCAGGTGTATAAAATGTTTGAAAAATATAAGCTCGATATTGCGGTTTGGGGGCATGCTGGTAATGCGAACTTTCATATGCAGCCTTTCATGAATCTGGGCTCGCAGGTGGATCGCAAGAAAATGTTTGAGTTAATGAATGAGTTTTATCGTATGGTAATTGAAATGGGTGGATCGACTTGTGGCGAGCACAATGATGGTCGTTTGCGAGCACCATATCTCAAGCGCTTGTATGGTGAGCATCTTTATGGTGTGTTTGAAGATATTAAGAAGGTTTTTGATCCACTTAACATATTTAATCCGGGCGTTAAGATAGGTGTAAGCTTGAAAGACTTACCACGTCAATTGCGCAAGGAATATTCTATGAAGCACCTGGCTGACCATCTACCAAATAATTACGATAACTAG
- a CDS encoding PD40 domain-containing protein — protein sequence MAKKATTSSALLNRKFKLPPAPLVVGLFAVVLSVVIYASFASKPTSTTPVATTDSHILFASKEGSETNQIWKMDKNGGNKVRLTNDPSAQHEWARPSPDGKKILFMKASKDSSVNFATHSNRLWVMNTDGSNQQEIISLAKRDSYNWTGMAHAEWSPDSSKMVLVATIPEFKSRVVVIDSNGNSPEVISKEMKVEGSDSVVSDPSWSTTNQIMLIRGWECFGLCQKQDVFKIDYATREEVRITNDPGWNYDPYISPDGKTYLWLSFRNIYGCPCDMMRGSVAGPLNPTAVIADGGGNANGTFSADSTSIVFLKSVWFKQVLHRINLDGSGLTSLAPTSAGESGVASYIPVSSSGGSTNGGTSTSTPSPSGGGVNTPTSTSTPTPPVSKDTSWW from the coding sequence ATGGCTAAAAAAGCAACCACCTCATCAGCACTGCTAAACCGTAAATTTAAGCTCCCACCAGCACCGTTGGTTGTCGGCCTGTTTGCTGTGGTGTTGTCGGTCGTTATATATGCATCATTTGCATCTAAGCCCACCAGTACGACACCCGTAGCCACTACCGATTCTCACATCCTTTTTGCTAGTAAAGAAGGCTCTGAAACAAACCAAATTTGGAAAATGGATAAAAATGGTGGTAATAAAGTTCGCTTAACGAATGATCCCTCTGCTCAGCATGAATGGGCTCGACCTAGTCCTGATGGCAAGAAAATATTATTTATGAAGGCTAGTAAGGATTCGAGCGTCAATTTTGCTACCCATAGTAATCGACTTTGGGTGATGAATACAGACGGCAGTAATCAGCAGGAAATAATCAGTTTAGCCAAGCGAGATAGTTATAACTGGACAGGTATGGCTCATGCCGAATGGTCTCCGGATTCGAGCAAGATGGTCTTGGTGGCTACGATACCAGAATTTAAATCTCGTGTGGTAGTGATTGATAGTAATGGTAACTCACCAGAAGTTATATCAAAAGAAATGAAGGTTGAAGGATCTGATTCGGTAGTGTCCGACCCATCTTGGTCGACAACTAATCAAATTATGCTAATTCGTGGCTGGGAATGTTTTGGACTTTGCCAGAAGCAAGATGTGTTTAAGATCGACTATGCGACTCGAGAGGAAGTGCGTATCACTAATGATCCAGGCTGGAACTACGACCCTTATATATCACCGGATGGAAAAACCTACCTGTGGCTCAGTTTTCGCAATATATATGGTTGTCCGTGTGACATGATGCGGGGCTCTGTAGCTGGCCCACTGAATCCAACTGCTGTTATTGCTGATGGTGGCGGGAATGCCAATGGCACATTTTCGGCTGATTCTACAAGTATTGTATTTCTAAAGTCAGTTTGGTTTAAGCAAGTATTGCATCGTATTAATCTCGACGGTTCTGGTTTAACTTCGCTTGCCCCGACATCAGCAGGAGAGAGTGGAGTTGCGTCATATATACCAGTGTCATCGAGTGGCGGTAGCACTAATGGTGGCACGAGCACTTCTACTCCATCTCCATCTGGTGGTGGTGTAAATACGCCTACATCCACATCTACGCCCACGCCACCTGTTAGTAAAGACACATCTTGGTGGTAG
- a CDS encoding phage holin family protein: MLKRILSSWIVNIVGLWLSARIFVGNITYDERIGALLIAALIFGIVNALIRPLVVLLSLPAIMLTLGLFMLVVNAAMLYVTSFLYPSFQVNKFSSAVGATIIVWLTNYLFTVLFTRPKEEN, from the coding sequence ATGCTAAAACGCATATTATCATCCTGGATTGTAAATATCGTAGGGCTTTGGCTGTCAGCACGGATTTTTGTTGGTAACATAACCTATGATGAAAGAATTGGTGCTTTGCTAATTGCAGCTTTGATATTTGGTATTGTTAATGCCCTAATTCGTCCGCTTGTTGTACTGCTGAGCCTACCGGCAATTATGCTCACATTGGGCCTTTTTATGTTGGTAGTAAATGCTGCAATGTTATATGTAACAAGCTTTTTGTACCCATCATTCCAGGTTAATAAGTTTAGTTCGGCCGTTGGTGCAACTATTATTGTGTGGCTGACAAACTATTTGTTTACAGTGCTATTTACACGTCCAAAGGAGGAAAATTAA
- a CDS encoding DNA topoisomerase IB has product MKQRNAISRIKKGRKFIYITKNGLVQNKKMLTYIASLSIPPAWDMVTIAGSPNAKVLVTGQDMAGRTQCIYNPKFRARQDKLKFDRILRFADALPNLRRQISKDLSRKRLVKEKVLACVVRLIDEAYFRVGNEKYAKENQSYGITTMRSKHTDVQGTTVTFDFIGKSGKQHIKSITDRQIANIVKQLDELPGYEVFRYIDADGKLHDVESTDVNNYIKTHMGEEFSAKDFRTWGGTLLATSELLAVERMRHHAERQKQVVEVVRSVAERLGNTPAVARSSYIDPRVLNAYTESTRLEKIKVAMEKMRPRKYMSRDEQCVLRLLETA; this is encoded by the coding sequence ATGAAACAAAGAAATGCAATTTCCCGCATCAAAAAGGGTCGTAAATTTATTTATATAACTAAAAATGGCTTGGTACAAAACAAAAAAATGCTTACTTATATTGCTAGCCTCTCCATCCCTCCAGCCTGGGATATGGTAACTATTGCTGGCTCCCCCAACGCCAAAGTACTCGTCACTGGCCAAGATATGGCTGGTCGCACCCAATGCATATATAACCCTAAGTTTCGAGCTCGCCAAGATAAACTCAAATTTGACCGTATCTTGCGGTTTGCCGATGCCCTACCCAACCTGCGTCGTCAAATCAGTAAAGATCTGTCTCGCAAACGCCTAGTAAAAGAGAAAGTCTTAGCCTGTGTGGTGCGCTTAATTGATGAGGCCTATTTTCGGGTGGGTAACGAAAAATATGCTAAAGAAAATCAAAGCTACGGCATTACCACTATGCGGTCTAAGCACACTGACGTTCAGGGCACTACTGTAACCTTCGACTTTATTGGTAAAAGTGGCAAACAGCACATTAAAAGTATTACCGACCGACAAATTGCCAACATTGTAAAACAGCTTGATGAGTTACCTGGATATGAGGTGTTTCGCTACATTGATGCTGACGGTAAATTGCACGATGTGGAGAGCACGGATGTAAATAATTACATAAAAACCCATATGGGAGAGGAGTTTAGCGCCAAAGACTTTCGCACCTGGGGCGGTACGCTTCTGGCTACCAGTGAACTTTTAGCTGTTGAGCGAATGCGTCATCACGCCGAACGACAAAAGCAAGTGGTAGAAGTGGTGCGCAGTGTGGCCGAACGGCTGGGTAACACCCCGGCAGTAGCGCGCTCCAGCTACATTGACCCTCGCGTCCTCAATGCCTACACCGAATCCACACGACTAGAAAAAATCAAAGTTGCCATGGAGAAGATGCGCCCTCGCAAGTACATGAGTCGCGACGAACAGTGTGTATTAAGACTTCTAGAAACCGCATAA
- a CDS encoding thioredoxin domain-containing protein has product MSKWIFGVVILAIIGFSTYALTRSDEQLAATENISSEGSKNYYGNLDSPVTLTEFVDFQCEACYAYYPHVKEIKEKYKDRVKFQIKNMPISSSHKSAAQAAYSAEAAARQDKFFEMHNKLFEEQKTWEQAKDPTSLFEKYAQAIGLNMEKFKSDVKSAEVEAVIKKDLADATALKASGTPTFVLNGQMIENPGPSVEALSKVLDDALASSNTQQ; this is encoded by the coding sequence ATGAGTAAGTGGATATTTGGAGTAGTCATTTTGGCTATTATTGGGTTTTCTACATATGCCCTGACAAGAAGCGATGAGCAGTTAGCCGCTACAGAGAACATTTCAAGTGAAGGTTCTAAGAATTACTACGGCAATCTTGATAGCCCAGTGACACTCACGGAGTTTGTGGACTTCCAGTGTGAAGCCTGTTATGCCTACTACCCGCACGTTAAAGAAATAAAAGAAAAGTACAAAGATCGCGTTAAATTTCAGATAAAAAACATGCCGATCTCTTCATCTCACAAGTCCGCTGCTCAGGCTGCTTACTCAGCCGAAGCTGCTGCACGCCAGGATAAATTCTTCGAAATGCATAATAAGCTATTCGAAGAGCAGAAGACTTGGGAGCAAGCGAAAGACCCTACTTCACTCTTTGAGAAATATGCCCAAGCTATTGGCCTGAATATGGAGAAGTTCAAGTCTGACGTAAAAAGTGCCGAGGTAGAGGCCGTGATCAAGAAAGACCTTGCAGATGCGACCGCGCTCAAGGCTAGCGGCACGCCTACCTTTGTGCTGAACGGTCAGATGATAGAAAACCCTGGCCCATCGGTAGAAGCGCTTTCTAAGGTCCTGGACGATGCTTTAGCGAGCAGTAACACCCAACAATAA
- a CDS encoding peptide ABC transporter substrate-binding protein — protein sequence MSSYITFRINHARRRLGRQSKVMRTWFGNYVDRHIYGAWRKLGLMRWQFTAWVLIIVISIFGMYQGFIGLQRHWLARQPISGGVYREGVIGRVRLVNPLYVENSATADVTELVFSKLIRTRDGQYVEGDLADNWEVSADKRTYTLKLREDAHWHDGVVVTADDVVYTIQTIQNPDARSSLATNWDKIQVSALDSRTVQFKLPASYSGFWSALAQVGILPKHVLEQTPVSQLRLASFNQQPIGSGPFILDNLDINSDTISLRRYNEYYQGAPKLDEIKFLQVDDSGALVDAYAKRRIDGMAQIDPDQVVSVKEFGDLVVQRFRMPSYVGAFYNIKQPTLANKDIRLALSRVIDRKKLVQEVIKDEGNVAHYPIPAGYLGFNQDALRVDYAPEVGKTALAQKITTPLRLVTANSGVYPELAQKLADQWQVAGVPIEVIQVDTFTLQQSYIRPRQYDILLYGQNIGADSDVFSFWHSSQASDPGLNVSQYNNKEADTALEQARFGKDPAFREMKYKSFVKIWSDDVPALLLYSPSYLYAHTAALTGVAEEKLVIPSDRFYKVNTWAIKSKLQPIKQK from the coding sequence ATGAGTTCATATATTACATTTAGGATAAATCATGCACGGCGCAGGTTGGGCCGTCAGAGTAAAGTGATGCGGACTTGGTTTGGTAATTATGTTGATCGGCATATTTATGGAGCATGGCGCAAGTTGGGGCTGATGCGTTGGCAGTTTACAGCTTGGGTGTTAATTATAGTGATTAGTATTTTTGGCATGTATCAAGGTTTTATTGGTTTGCAGAGGCATTGGTTAGCTAGGCAGCCAATTAGCGGCGGTGTTTATCGAGAGGGTGTAATTGGTCGGGTACGCTTAGTTAATCCTCTCTATGTTGAAAACTCCGCTACAGCCGATGTTACTGAATTGGTTTTTTCTAAGCTGATCCGCACTCGTGACGGCCAGTACGTAGAAGGTGATTTGGCGGATAATTGGGAGGTTTCGGCAGATAAGCGCACCTACACGCTTAAGTTACGTGAAGATGCACATTGGCATGATGGTGTTGTGGTGACGGCCGATGACGTGGTGTACACAATTCAGACCATCCAAAACCCAGATGCTCGCTCTTCGCTGGCTACAAACTGGGATAAAATTCAGGTATCAGCACTAGATAGTCGCACGGTACAATTTAAATTACCAGCCAGCTATAGTGGTTTTTGGTCAGCCCTTGCCCAAGTTGGGATCTTGCCAAAGCATGTGCTCGAGCAAACTCCAGTGAGTCAATTGCGATTAGCTAGCTTTAATCAGCAGCCCATTGGTAGCGGGCCGTTCATCCTTGATAATCTTGATATTAATAGTGATACGATTAGCTTGCGTCGCTATAACGAGTACTATCAAGGAGCACCTAAGCTGGATGAAATTAAATTCCTACAGGTTGATGATTCAGGGGCCTTAGTTGATGCCTATGCTAAACGTCGGATTGACGGAATGGCACAAATTGATCCAGATCAAGTAGTGAGCGTGAAAGAATTCGGTGATTTAGTGGTTCAGCGATTTCGGATGCCCAGCTACGTTGGGGCATTTTATAATATTAAGCAACCAACTTTAGCCAATAAAGATATCCGCCTCGCCCTCAGTCGGGTAATTGATCGTAAGAAGCTAGTCCAAGAGGTAATTAAAGATGAAGGTAATGTTGCGCATTACCCAATTCCGGCCGGTTATTTAGGCTTTAACCAGGACGCTCTGCGAGTTGATTATGCACCGGAGGTGGGTAAGACCGCTCTAGCTCAGAAGATAACCACACCATTGCGTCTGGTAACGGCAAATTCAGGAGTGTATCCAGAGCTTGCGCAAAAGCTAGCCGATCAGTGGCAGGTAGCTGGAGTGCCGATTGAGGTGATTCAGGTGGATACCTTTACCTTACAGCAGAGCTACATCCGACCCAGACAGTATGATATTTTACTGTATGGCCAAAATATTGGTGCCGATAGTGATGTGTTTAGCTTCTGGCACTCTTCTCAAGCTTCAGATCCGGGCCTGAATGTTTCGCAGTATAATAATAAAGAGGCTGATACTGCCCTAGAGCAAGCTCGTTTTGGTAAGGATCCAGCTTTTCGAGAAATGAAATACAAGTCATTTGTAAAGATTTGGTCTGATGATGTACCAGCCCTCTTGCTTTATTCGCCATCTTACCTGTATGCTCATACTGCTGCTTTGACTGGAGTAGCAGAGGAGAAGCTAGTTATTCCGAGTGATCGATTTTACAAGGTAAATACTTGGGCTATAAAATCTAAATTACAGCCAATTAAGCAGAAATAG
- a CDS encoding undecaprenyl-diphosphate phosphatase — translation MAMLLIAMLLGFVEGATEFLPISSTGHLILAGWLVGYQGDKAASFEIFIQLGAILAVVWVFRHKFFKLITARDTTQFAGRRGLYLLAITTTPALFFGFLFHGPIKQYLFNPATVAIGLILGGIGILFIEKRPQNKTMQSLNNLSRKQALGVGFAQVLALFPGVSRSGSTIMGGMLFGINRETAVEYSFLAAVPVMFAATGYDLLKTLPNLTSSDIPFFAIGLISAFVSALIAIKWLLKYVQQHTFAPFAWYRIVLGLIVLALFR, via the coding sequence ATAGCTATGTTGTTAATTGCAATGCTTCTCGGTTTTGTTGAGGGAGCAACTGAATTCTTACCAATTTCCTCTACAGGCCACTTGATACTCGCTGGCTGGCTTGTAGGATACCAAGGAGATAAGGCGGCCAGCTTTGAGATTTTCATTCAGCTGGGTGCTATCTTGGCGGTGGTCTGGGTATTTCGACACAAGTTCTTCAAGCTCATTACCGCTAGAGATACAACTCAGTTTGCTGGAAGACGAGGCTTATATTTACTAGCAATCACAACTACCCCAGCTCTATTCTTTGGTTTTCTTTTTCACGGACCCATAAAGCAATACCTCTTCAACCCCGCTACAGTAGCAATAGGGCTTATTCTAGGCGGCATCGGCATACTATTTATCGAGAAGAGACCCCAGAATAAAACTATGCAAAGTCTTAACAATCTATCTAGAAAACAGGCGTTGGGTGTGGGTTTCGCTCAGGTACTTGCTCTTTTCCCTGGTGTGTCGCGGTCAGGATCGACGATCATGGGAGGAATGCTGTTTGGCATCAACCGAGAAACGGCTGTAGAGTACTCATTCCTAGCAGCCGTTCCAGTAATGTTTGCCGCCACTGGGTACGACTTGCTCAAAACACTACCAAATCTTACTAGTTCAGATATTCCATTCTTTGCCATAGGACTTATATCTGCTTTCGTGAGTGCCCTAATCGCCATCAAGTGGCTACTTAAATATGTCCAACAACATACCTTCGCCCCATTTGCCTGGTACCGCATCGTATTAGGGCTGATAGTCCTAGCTCTATTCCGATGA